One window from the genome of Bradyrhizobium xenonodulans encodes:
- the blaBJP gene encoding BJP family subclass B3 metallo-beta-lactamase: MKKLAAALCALALFATGAQAQTIKDFLATVMQKWTAPFEPFQLIGNIYYVGTEGIAVYVIKTSQGLILMDTAMPQSTGMIKDNIAKLGFKVANIKIILNSHAHLDHTGGFAEIRKETGAQLIAGERDKPLLEGGYYPGDEKNEDLAFPAVKVDRTVKEGDKVTLGDTTLTAHATPGHSPGCTSWEMSVKDGNQDREVLFFCSGTVALNRLVGQPTYPGIVDDYRATYTKVKAMKIDVLLGPHPEVYGMQAKRAEMKDGAPNPFVKPGELATYATSLSEDFDKQLAKQTAALEKK; the protein is encoded by the coding sequence ATGAAGAAGCTCGCGGCCGCGCTGTGCGCGCTGGCACTGTTCGCAACGGGCGCGCAGGCGCAGACCATCAAGGATTTCCTGGCAACGGTCATGCAGAAATGGACGGCGCCGTTCGAGCCGTTCCAGCTGATCGGCAACATCTATTATGTCGGGACCGAAGGCATCGCCGTCTATGTCATCAAGACCTCGCAGGGCCTGATCCTGATGGACACCGCGATGCCCCAGTCGACCGGCATGATCAAGGACAACATCGCGAAGCTCGGCTTCAAGGTCGCCAATATCAAGATCATCCTCAACTCGCACGCCCATCTCGACCACACCGGCGGCTTTGCCGAGATCAGGAAAGAAACCGGCGCGCAGCTCATCGCCGGCGAACGCGACAAGCCGCTGCTCGAAGGCGGCTACTATCCGGGCGACGAAAAGAACGAGGACCTTGCCTTCCCCGCTGTGAAGGTCGATCGCACCGTGAAGGAAGGCGACAAGGTCACGCTCGGCGACACCACGTTGACGGCACATGCAACGCCCGGTCATTCGCCGGGCTGCACGAGCTGGGAAATGAGCGTCAAGGACGGCAATCAGGATCGCGAGGTGCTGTTCTTCTGCAGCGGCACGGTGGCGCTGAACCGGCTGGTCGGCCAACCGACCTATCCCGGCATCGTCGACGATTACCGCGCGACCTACACCAAAGTGAAGGCGATGAAGATCGACGTGCTGCTCGGGCCGCATCCGGAAGTCTATGGCATGCAGGCCAAGCGCGCGGAGATGAAGGACGGCGCACCGAACCCGTTCGTCAAGCCGGGTGAGCTTGCGACCTATGCAACCAGCCTGTCGGAGGATTTCGACAAGCAGCTCGCCAAGCAGACGGCGGCGCTGGAGAAGAAATAG